The genomic stretch cgggcgggcggcggcggcgcgcgcgtgtgcgcgcgtgtgggctctttcacccatcttggtccactataattattaagtaacataaagtcacttaatttatacacattaaagatgtgttaatcctccaatgtgggataattaacactagttaattattccctaagctccatctccaagctttaattaaaagctaattatgcccaactttaatccactatttctcactcaccggaaatcggatttgagaaagtgaatatactacatttacctacgtaaaatgtagatcgacgctatgtcatttaatttcacaaaattaaatgtctcgtcacatttattatttggtcaaaatccattgaccgggcatatttaatccatgattttttacaatggtatcagagcaaaaTCTTTCGCATATCACTCTGATTCTCGATCTATATCtctgttttttcttttcattttttgaatCAGTTCGATTCAAGTTCTCTGTTCGGCGTTTCAGCCAATCGCCGATTTAACTCGGTTCTATCTCTTGTTTGTTGTTCGGTGTTAATTTTCGCCTATTTGTTACCATGATCAACATTTGACACGGTGTTCTTCAAATCATCTCCGCGGAGTTCTTCAGATTTTTTGGATCGGTGTTTCTCACCGTTTTTCCGTCAATCACCAATTGAATTCGGTTTTCTCAATTCTCACAGATTGAAATAGGATTCAATGAATCTGAAATATCAATTGAAATATGATTCTATGAATCTGAAATATCAATTGAAATAGGGTTCTATGAATCTGAAATATCAATTCTGTTTCTGGTTTCACCGATCTGTTTCCTTTCATGTTAAATCggtttctcttctttttctcaatTCATCTCTTCTTCACCATTTTGGTGTTACCAGAGCTCATTTTCTCTCCATTTTAGATAGGCTCTCTCTTCGGCTTTGAGTTTCTGTCGAAATCTAATCTCTGAATCTATCTTTGTTTTCCTCCGATTGTATCGGTGaatctgtttttgtttttgtgttaGCTGGATTTGTATGATCCTAGCTCATTACTTTCTATGGAGATATGTTTCTCCACTTGTTTTCGGTTTTGTGAGAAAGAGCAGCCTGCAACAAGTGCAGATTTCTGGTTGCAAAGAGTATGTGCAGCAGCTCGTCTTCTTCCTGCAGCAAGTGTGCAGATTTTTTTTCCTCCGATTGTATCGGATATTTCCGAGGTTCTGTGGAGAGCACAGCTTGAGCAAGCAAGAACAACTTGAGCAAGCCCGAAAAGCTGATCATATGTAGAAGCTTCGAGATGATGATTGAAGTGAAGAGGTGATGGTTCGAGTGAAGGACAGAGTCGATAGCTTGTGTTGTTCAAGTGTTGTAGAATGAAGTTCAAGTCCATGCATGAAgatcaaaatatcattttatcatgtttTGTTTGCTGTTTTGTTGTCAAGATGTAGCAATTGTCTTGCTTCCATCTTGAGGGGGGCTATTAGAGTTAGTTAGTTAGAgaagttagttagttagttagttagatgTAAGCCTATATAAGGCATAGCTTGGTTTAGTTTGTAATCTAACTCTTTCACAATGTAGTCCattaatgaaaaattctctCATTTGTTCTCCCCCTTCTTCGTCGCATTTCATCTGCAATGTTCCTTCATTCTTCTTCATCTCCTTCCATGGAGTTCTATCTTTTCTTCATCCATCTCTTCACATTTCATCTCTGATTTTCACCATGATCGGTTTGATAAAACTTGACATAAGTTATTAGTATAGTTTGAAATGCTTCATCCATTAGACAATAGTAAATTCTACATTTAGAATGGGACAATGTAAGTACATGTCTGTTGTGTAAATCTTTACATTGCTTCaagttcttattttctataaattcaTTGAAaattgtattattttttgaaactcttatgtcccaTGTATATCACAGGCGTTAATAGTAgttagagaaaaaatgaaactaaaaaatCAAACCTACGTCGTTAATCGATGGGTTTTGGGAGAAGAAAATCTTTTTCAATTTCCATTGTAGAAAACTGTTCGACAAATGAAAAAACCAATAACTATTTCCATTCCTTGACAGTCAAATCATCACGATAACAAGATGAGTCCTCGCCCTGAATACATGCATCTCCACCGCATCCTACACGACTCTCTTCACCGCTTCTCAGTAACTATTTCAACCACCACTGTTTTATCTACTTCCTCTTTTTTTACGTTTCCGTCTCTTTTAATTATTTCCGTCGTGCTCTGAGCATTTGCAGGATCTTTCTACCAGCACCTTCACTCAAGAAATTGAGAAGGACCTTCTAATTTCTCTGTCTCAGGTTTACTGTTGAATTTCTGTTGAGAAAGGCCTTCCAATTGCTCTCCAAATATTGCTTAATCTTTCCCCAATTGTAGGTTTTCAGACAAGTTAAGCAGTTGGTTGATGAACTCGACTCTGACGAGGTCTGCACTTTCATTTATTCTTCACACTGGCTAAAAATCATTGCTTTTTTCCTATTGAAAAGTCTTTCCTTTCTTTAGGAGGAGCTGTTGGCACTTGGCAGACACTGCCTTTGATGGCGAAGGTTTTATTGATGCAACCGCACAGTTGGATAACCGTCATTGTTTGGCTACTATCATTGGTGACTTGGTAAAGCTTGCCACACACATTGTGCTAAACCATTTTTGTGTTAAATGACTTGAGCTAGCTGATTCTTGTTCTGTTTTTCATTTGGAAACTGGacttgtgtttttttattagaCATCatgattttgtaatttatttgcaGATGTTTTTGCTCACTATCAACAGTCGGTATGCTCAACATTTAGTAGGCAACACTCTTGTGGCCATTTCTGAGTTTTTGCTTGCATCGGTACGATTCTGTAGTGATCATATAATTCATGGCTTCACTCAtgttttctgtttttaattACATAATGTTTTTCTTTCAGGATGGTGACTGGGATGAATTTATGCAGTTGTTGTGCCTTTGCTTGGATTTGGCAATTCGTGGCATTCTTAAATCTTCTCCAGATAGTGCATTTGAAACCAGACATCTGGATTTTAATCCATCTATAAAATCCTTACTGGAGTTGAAACTGAAAAATACAAATTGGTCTGTGGTGGCTGCTATTTTCCGAGTTATGcgtaatataaaaaaatgtctGAAGCAAGATATCGATGAGAAATgcatgaaaaattgaaaacgtaCTTGGATTCTGTAAGCTCTTTATTGATAAGTTTACCATGGGACTTACTAAGAGAGATCTATGGCCGTGCAGAAGATGTACTGAAAATATATGATTTGCAACTGAGAGAAATTACTACATTCTTTGGATATTGCATTCAGTTATTCTGTTCTTTGGTCACACAAAGCAGTTCTCTTGAAGTTGAAGCTGAAGTTGATTTTTCATCTATGATTTGGCAAATTGTCAACCTTGTCCCCAAACTTACATTGTGGTGCCAAGTTGAGGTTCAAAGTCCTCATCATGTCCGCATGTCTCATTACTTCAGACACAAAGTGCTGGTAAATAATTTGACTTGTCGTACTCTCAAGAACAGTGTGATAATTGGAGTGATGGTGTTCTTGTTTTCtgctaattaaatatattatttatctGGACTTACATTCTATCACATCTTCTGATGTACATTCCATACACCTGCCACAGCATATCTTGTAAAATACATGTTCTTCCAACTATCTTTTAGTGTATGAATGAGTGAATTTGGTTGTCGAACTTTATCTCAGTGATTTTCTGATGATTGTGTTTCTGACTTTGTTCAGATTGGCTATATTTCATTTGATAGAAGACCATTACCATACCTAACCTGGTAGATGTTGCACATGCAGATGCTCATGGTCAGGGTTAGTTCGATAGTCCGTATTGGGCCAACTATAAGCAAGACATGGATTCATCTACTGCATGATTACTTTGAAGATCTATTATTGCAACCTATGTCTGGGGGTAAACTCGACCAAGATGGCTTTTTAGAAGGGTCCCCATTTTGCACAAGCATATTTGATGAGAAACAACATAATATTCCATCTTTCCATTTGCAAAGGCTGGTGATTTTGcttttctttaagtgttcgCTCAATTTGGTTGGCGTGGAAGCAGGTCCTGATGAACAGGAGTGCATGgatgaaaatttgaaacatATAAGTTCCTCAGACCTGAATTTGGAATTAGAGTTTTGTTGTACTAGTGACAACAGCATAGGTTTAACAGAGCTCCATAAGTGGCTTCAGTTACACGTTCATGCGGATATTCTTCTAAATGATGAGTTGTATTTCGAACGATGTGTGAGATTCACGTTATCCTTTATCCAATTATTCATGCATGAGGTTTGTTCTCATTGTTCTATCTTATCATGGGAGTTATCGATTAGCTTCTTACGCATCTTAAAATGTGTATCAGTGTTATAACTGTATTGTggtttttcaatttatttcaattttttgtaattttatcaCCTCTCATGCATTTATGTTTTTCAATAGTTTCATCCCCTTGAATTGTAGGATGATATACTGTTTAAAATGCTCTTGCAACTGTTTCACGTGCCGTCATTCTTTCAAGAACGTCAGTAAGTAAAATACTAATACTAGAGCCTCTCTTTAGTTAGTGCCTTCTGAAGTGTTTCTTGATGCGTTTCCTGATCAGTACATGTAAATTATTGAAGGATTATTAACGACGAGCCACTTGCTGAAGTGAAGAATTGTCTTGCTGCTGATGTGTTTAATCCTATACATTTGTTCCATTTATTTCTTGCTGAGGTACCTTTGCTGAGAAGGAAAATCTCACCAAAATCTTTTTTTCTGTCTTAGCAAGTTCTCTTTTATTTGATGCAGTAAAGTTTCTGTATCTTTGCTATAGATAAGCTATGATCATCAAGTCCTTCTTGACCATCTCATCTCGAAAGATACTGGATCTATCTGTGCTGAATACCTTTTGAGGTTTGTATTCAAAACTTCCTATATCTAGCGTGTCTTCCCTTGAAATTCGCATGGTCTTTCAACAAGCATTGAGTATTTTAACACCATGGATTCTGCCAGATCATTACGAATCATTTGAAATTTCTGGAGCTTATTTGTGGAATTTCCGGGAGTGAAAGATGATTCTGGCGAATCGTGTGTAAAGAGACGAAAGATTTTAGCTGATTCAAGAGATATCAAGGTAGCAACATATCCGGCACCATTAAAGGATGGCGGAACTCCATCACTCAAGACGGAGTGCAACGAAGGCCATGCACATGGCAACAACAGCCGTACCAATTTTAAACGACCATTTGTGGCTGCTCGGGATTGCTTGGCTTCATTGACCACGTCCATTGACAGTCTCAACAAAAAAAGTTTATTTCCATATAATCCACAGGTGCTTCTGCGCCGGTAAGTCATTTTCCTGCCATCTCATACGACTTCTGAACATCCATTCGTGCATATATTGCTCCAATAATTGTAATTTCCGACTTTGTATCAAAATCATCTTGCGTCCATTTTTCGGCCCTCAGAATCTGAACGTAGCTCGTCCAATGCTTCCAGGGCCCAAAAAATGGATGCAGGATATCTTTGCTGATTGGAACAACATAATGTTCTCACTCTTTGATATTTTTGCAGTTTGATGAAGTTTCAGGAGCTCTCTTTTCAGCAATAGTTGATCCTAACTGTTACATTACAGAATCACTATCTCATAAGCATAGGTATTTCAATTTCAAGTAATGTGGAATGGTCATTCACTCCCATCCCTctaatttttgtataaatagattcaataattcattttttggaAGAGACATCACTATATGGCCTAAGAAAACACGCTTATAAGTTGTACAAAATCATTGAAACATGGCAATCGAACGACCccataaaatatactacatATTTAAGCATATGTATTAGCTATCTCGAGTAGAGATTGGCAGAGGTGTTGGGGCTGTGAGATCATAGGCATGTGATCAGCATTCTGTATCACTTTCACATCATCCACACCATTTGTTTCTATCTGCGAGCGTTGGCAACTTTCTGGAATAATCTTATCTTCTGTGCACACAACGTATGCCATTTTCACCGATCCATACCCTTCCTTTGTGACTAATGCACCTATCTTTGATAAATCTTCATGAAAAACAGAGCTTGGCCTTACCAACATTTTTGCTAGTTCCAAGTCCTGCCCAACATCCACATGTAATACCAAATAAGCACTCTTAAAATTAGTTTTAACAGTGACAATAAACATTTGAAGAATagcattaattaaattaaataaatatttcttcATGACAATGGAAGAGAGACCGTGAGTGAGAATCAAGACCAAATGTTGTGCCCTTCACTGATCACTCACGGTCTCTCAACTAACGCACGTACCTCACGTGAGGAAAGGTGGTAAAGTTTGGAGGAAAGCATATTGGGGCCGAAGAGCATCGAAGTTAGAGGATTTTCATTGGAACCATATGGTATGTACTGTGTGTCTAACCACCCTTCTCCTTGAGTTATATCCGAAAGCTTCaaatttaaacaaaacaaaaatgttTTTCCAAATAAGATTAATCCAATCACtactatatttaattaaatatgataaaaaagaATATATTGAAATCCCTAACTTCTAGTTTAAAATAAACTTGTTTACACGCGAATACACCGTCACTTGATATATTTTTGTTCGTGCATTCAATCTATGAAAGGCGAAATCAAAAACTACAtcgttttctttcattttataattcaATCTTAATACTCTATAAATTTTATCATAGCAAATTGAAACTAGTTATTTTTTATCGGCCTCTGCAGATTAGAATGCAATATAGTTCGATTAATCAATTTATACTAGTCAAATTTGTTGATTGAAAAGATGACCTCATATGTTGGCTTTGGAAGTGAAAAATAATTGATGTTTGTATGTAGAGAAAATGATAGAATAGTATTGGCACTATTAGTGTTTATTTATTGAGAATGACTTGTTTaaaggttttattattattaatgtaaTTAGAAAAGAGATTTGACAattatcttaacattcaagtaaATTTGAAAAACCAATCATGTGGTGACAAGTAGAAGCCACGAAGTCTTGGTGGACTGTTTATAGGTTGATTGCTCCGACCAATttgattgattttatttatGTCCATCAATCCATCATACATTTTGGTGACATTCGTGATTTCATAATGGACTATTCTTAGTATCCTATCGCTATTTgtcctaaggccatccacaacgctgtctctataccgtctcttaaaccgtctcttaactactatttgagcactatttgagggccccattgtccttttttcctccatctcttaactaagagacggaacctgcaacgctccgtctcttaaccgtctctataccgtctcttaattactattcattcaatttaatttataattttttttaaaaacccaattcaatttaaacaaacacactttattaaaattaaaataaaaaaaaacacacaaaataaaaaaaacacacaaaaaaaaaatttaaaaaaaaaacacaaaataaaaaaaaaactaatcggaagggctaatcatcctccggaggcggtcgaggttgagggggagtcggaaggccaagttgtgctgccatatgcacaattccgttccaccaggccgcgaattgggagtgcgagaagcgggaagtgtccgccattgtggcggtcatgtacgccaccataagtgtgtccgagcctcctcgcgagcccgatcctgaggccgactagcttgattcgcctcggcccttccttgctctagccgctttcgccgccttcgtcccttgcggccgacggcgcccactcgctgatcctcctgcatcgccgactgtacccgcaaactcctgggattcagcatcatgttggctgatgccttcagcagtgtcaccactagacgcaccagcactagacgagtattggtcactcgtcgtatgcttcgtgcgcttcgaggttgagcccgagctggagcggaaaccgccggcccatcgttcctcgtccttgacggcgcgccaaacatcaacaaatctgaattgatgtccctcgtcctggtagtaggcgcgcaaagcggacgtcaaaatgtcggtggccgtggcgccgctttggtagcgcgcctcttccgccgagtagatgccgcagaattttttgacctgtcggtcgactcggtcaaagtgacagcggatcattttaactgtgcgcttgcgggagcggttcggctttatttggtggtagacctcgacaaccttttcccagaaacacttccgggtttgttgattcccgacgatgggatcgtacgagaccgtgatccaggcgttgtacaccgccatcgttttgaggttgttgtacggatgtcggccaagatcctcttcctcatcgtcctcgcccgtctggggttgtacactgcctcggccacctccaccgcctcgcccacttccaccgcctcggcctactcccggcgtgggatcaactggaaaatcctcccggatctgggataatccctgcgaaaaccgcgggacgttgggacgaacatatgcatcaaggtcaaaattgggtggttggtacccccccggcgtcgccgaaccctgggtccccggcgttgacgaacctccaccgcccaatgtgttgatcatgttctcccaatcgccgaatgagttgagatcccacccgccggagccggagccgccatagttgccctcgccgtcgccggacatcttgagttgggttatgaaaatttcagcgaaaatttgagagaaaatttagatgataggaagaatagatgtgtagttgtgtgtaaatgaggatgggtttaggagtatttatagagtaaaaaatttaataaaaaacaaaaaaaatataaaaaaaaacaaaaaaacggtaataataccgttacaaaatttttttttttatttaaattcgaatttttttttaaaaaaaatatttattgcgtcagcacgtgacgacgcccactcgcgggccggcgagtgggcgtcacgcacgacgccgggctgcgccacgtcgcctagggcgagacgcgcgacgagacgcgcgacgagacgggacgagatggaggctgcaacgagtctcgccggggtctcgtctcgctgagacgagatgcgagacgccggcgagactcgttgtggatggtctaaggcTTGACAATTGACTCATTATTTTCTGATCGAAATAAATGAACGTTTTATATTCAAGTTGCAATTAATAGATCCCACTCCTAATGTCATCGGTGTCTCAATCAactgattgattgattgatcaTTTAACAAAACGATAAAGAAGATAAGATGCCATCCTCTATTAGGTGGACTCTATCACTTGCACGATTAATTATTATTCATCCTAGGTACTCACACATACTATTAttatgaattttgaatttttaatttttgtggtCAATTTGGAGGTTTAAGGTCAATTAGGGGGTTGTCGCCTAGTTATAATTTGCTATTGTAAAACTAAAACAGTCaccaagattttttttaaaaaaattacccTTTACAGTTTTAtccttattataaaaataattctcTATTATTTGTGAATTCATCAATGGTGAATTGTGTCTATTTTGCCAACAATTAAAACCTAAATTCCAGAGTTCTTAATCTTGAATTACGAACAAAACAATACTACCTCCGTTCCCCCACATTAGTTGAGTCACTCTTTTTTGCACCAATTTTAGAAAgtcatactccatccgtcccacaaagtttgtcccatttttccatttccgtccttctcataaaatttgtcacattttactttttactatttttggcagTGGACCTTATATtttactaactcattcatattcacattttattataaaacgtatataaaaataggacccacatttcgctaattttttcaactcactttcattacatttattaaaacccgtgcccggtcaaggTGAGACAATctctatgggacggatggagtattaaatagataaagtggagaaaaaataaagtaagagaaagaataatatagagaataacTTTATCTtaattgcatttttttattattgtaataACAAAGAATTATGCTGGTGGATGAAGTAAATCAAATTAACATTAGTATCAAAATATTCATGTTGTTAAAATATTGATAATATAGGGTGGAGTTTAATCTAATTACCTGAGGTGTAGAGCCAGGCAAGAAAGCAGCAATAAAAACAGCAACAGCAATTTTGTGAGGATACATATCCATTGCAAGTGAAATATTCATTCCACCAAGGCTGTGGCCCACCAGAACCACCTTCTCCGCCGCCGGCAACGAGGCCATCAGCTCAAGCAGAGGCTGCGAGTATTCGGCCAGGCTGCGGACCTCTTCCAGGCTTCTCCGGTCTATGCCGGATGCGGCTAGGTCAAGGGCCGTGACACGGTGCCCAGCCGCCTCCAGCAGCGGCTTGAGCTTGTACCAGCACCACGCACCGTGGCAAGCG from Salvia splendens isolate huo1 chromosome 15, SspV2, whole genome shotgun sequence encodes the following:
- the LOC121769399 gene encoding salicylic acid-binding protein 2-like — its product is MEAVSKPSVHIVLVHGACHGAWCWYKLKPLLEAAGHRVTALDLAASGIDRRSLEEVRSLAEYSQPLLELMASLPAAEKVVLVGHSLGGMNISLAMDMYPHKIAVAVFIAAFLPGSTPQLSDITQGEGWLDTQYIPYGSNENPLTSMLFGPNMLSSKLYHLSSREDLELAKMLVRPSSVFHEDLSKIGALVTKEGYGSVKMAYVVCTEDKIIPESCQRSQIETNGVDDVKVIQNADHMPMISQPQHLCQSLLEIANTYA